One Paenibacillus sp. FSL H7-0737 DNA segment encodes these proteins:
- a CDS encoding RraA family protein, producing the protein MKDQELFDSMCEKLYSAVISDTLDQLGYRNQVMRENINPIDPTWIVAGRAKTILSVDIHHLPEDPYTKEIEAVDSVKPGEIVIGCTNESRQNGLWGELLSTASKMRGGRGAIVDGLIRDTAKILELGFPVFATGTKPVDSQGRGIVIDYDIPVLCGGVMVHPGDVIFGDRDGIVVIPGAIIDEVFQLAMDKVTRENHTRDELLEGYTLRQVYDKYGVL; encoded by the coding sequence ATGAAGGATCAGGAATTGTTCGATAGCATGTGTGAAAAGCTCTACTCTGCGGTAATCTCTGACACGTTGGATCAATTGGGCTATCGTAATCAGGTGATGCGGGAAAATATCAACCCGATAGATCCTACCTGGATCGTTGCCGGAAGAGCAAAGACCATTCTGTCTGTGGATATTCATCATTTGCCGGAAGATCCTTACACGAAGGAGATTGAGGCGGTGGACAGCGTTAAGCCCGGTGAGATTGTCATCGGCTGTACGAATGAATCGCGGCAGAACGGACTGTGGGGAGAGCTATTGTCTACGGCTTCCAAAATGAGAGGTGGCCGCGGAGCCATTGTAGATGGACTAATCCGTGATACTGCTAAAATTCTGGAGCTTGGTTTTCCTGTCTTTGCTACCGGGACCAAACCTGTTGATTCTCAAGGTCGTGGAATTGTTATCGACTATGACATACCGGTGCTATGCGGTGGCGTAATGGTCCATCCCGGAGATGTAATCTTTGGTGATCGTGATGGTATCGTTGTGATTCCGGGCGCCATCATCGATGAAGTGTTCCAATTAGCTATGGATAAGGTGACTCGCGAGAATCATACACGGGATGAACTGCTCGAAGGATATACCTTGCGGCAGGTCTACGATAAATATGGTGTGCTCTGA
- a CDS encoding SDR family NAD(P)-dependent oxidoreductase — MRLAGKRALITGAARGIGLGIAHRFLEEGAQVVLLDRSEGELLIALETLKDYGEKAAVEICDLRDVSQLEQSVARAFERFGGIDIVVNNAGIAFREHFLDISVEHWNAVFDINVRAVYLIGQLAARQMISQGGGGAIINMSSKNGLSASSELAHYNASKAAVILLTESMAVELAAYGIRVNAVAPGFVDTPLDRKLREASKLPAYSEHTPMKRAATIREAANVFLFLASDEASYVTGETIRVDGGHLANGSEL, encoded by the coding sequence ATGAGGCTGGCTGGCAAAAGAGCGCTAATCACAGGTGCAGCAAGAGGAATTGGACTGGGGATCGCCCATCGATTTCTGGAAGAAGGCGCTCAGGTGGTGTTGCTGGACCGAAGTGAGGGGGAGCTTCTTATTGCACTTGAAACCTTGAAGGATTATGGTGAAAAAGCTGCAGTAGAGATATGTGATCTTCGCGATGTCTCACAGTTAGAACAATCTGTTGCCCGAGCCTTTGAAAGGTTCGGTGGGATAGATATTGTAGTGAACAATGCCGGAATCGCCTTTCGTGAACACTTTCTCGACATCTCGGTTGAGCATTGGAATGCAGTATTTGATATCAACGTAAGGGCGGTTTATTTAATAGGTCAGCTTGCAGCGAGACAAATGATTTCTCAGGGTGGCGGAGGCGCCATTATAAATATGAGTTCTAAAAATGGTCTATCAGCAAGCTCGGAGCTCGCGCATTACAATGCTTCTAAGGCTGCTGTTATACTGCTAACGGAATCGATGGCAGTGGAGCTGGCGGCTTATGGGATCCGGGTAAACGCAGTAGCACCGGGATTTGTGGATACACCCCTCGACCGCAAGCTGCGCGAAGCTTCGAAGCTCCCGGCTTATTCGGAGCATACACCGATGAAGCGGGCGGCAACGATAAGGGAAGCTGCCAATGTATTTCTTTTTCTGGCTTCTGATGAAGCCTCCTATGTAACGGGAGAAACCATTCGTGTGGATGGTGGACATTTGGCTAATGGTAGTGAGCTGTAA